One part of the Algibacter sp. L1A34 genome encodes these proteins:
- a CDS encoding adenylyltransferase/cytidyltransferase family protein codes for MSKKVFVSGCFDMLHSGHIAFFKEAATYGDLYVGIGSDATVSELKGRQTINSEQERIYTINAIRYVKEAFVNTGSGILDFKEDLVNLKPDYFIVNEDGFSPEKQELCASLGIELKLLERIPDAGLPERSTTAIRSAGNCTLPYRIDLAGTWIDQPYVSKYGSGWAITLSLEPVIEYNERCGMSTSTRNAAKKIWPYYLPMEKPEKLAEILFKFENTPGSTMISGAQDAIGICMPGLVRHKYDNAYWPVDFESVHSESTLAWLEEHIYMRLLWPREQGLDLLKDTHINEDNVKELANAADDVWEAIQNQDLGKFAEGFSKSFNAQTKMFPEMVNDRINAEIAKYKDKALAWKLAGAGGGGYLILVSDKPIEGTMRINIRRKEVL; via the coding sequence ATGAGTAAAAAGGTTTTTGTATCAGGTTGTTTTGATATGTTGCATAGCGGACATATTGCATTTTTTAAAGAAGCCGCAACCTATGGTGATTTATATGTTGGAATCGGATCTGATGCAACTGTATCAGAATTGAAAGGGCGTCAAACTATAAACTCTGAGCAAGAAAGAATCTATACCATTAACGCTATTAGATATGTAAAAGAAGCCTTTGTGAATACGGGGTCTGGTATTTTAGATTTTAAAGAAGATCTTGTTAATTTAAAACCAGATTATTTTATTGTAAATGAAGATGGGTTTTCTCCAGAGAAACAAGAATTGTGTGCAAGTTTAGGTATAGAATTAAAGTTACTAGAAAGAATACCAGATGCAGGATTACCAGAGCGTTCAACTACGGCTATACGATCTGCTGGTAATTGTACATTGCCATATAGAATCGATTTAGCAGGAACTTGGATTGATCAACCTTATGTTTCAAAATATGGTTCAGGTTGGGCTATAACATTATCATTAGAACCCGTAATTGAGTATAATGAAAGATGTGGAATGTCTACTTCTACTCGAAATGCAGCAAAAAAAATATGGCCGTATTATTTGCCAATGGAAAAACCAGAAAAGCTGGCAGAAATTCTTTTTAAATTTGAAAATACGCCTGGATCTACTATGATTTCTGGTGCGCAAGATGCTATCGGTATTTGTATGCCTGGCTTGGTTAGACATAAATATGACAACGCATATTGGCCTGTTGATTTCGAATCTGTACATTCAGAGTCTACGCTTGCTTGGTTAGAAGAGCATATTTATATGAGATTATTATGGCCAAGGGAACAAGGACTAGATCTTTTAAAGGATACACATATCAATGAAGATAACGTAAAGGAGCTTGCAAATGCAGCTGATGATGTTTGGGAGGCTATTCAAAATCAGGATTTGGGGAAATTTGCAGAAGGGTTTTCAAAATCGTTTAATGCACAAACCAAGATGTTTCCTGAAATGGTTAATGATAGAATTAATGCAGAAATAGCTAAATATAAAGATAAAGCACTCGCATGGAAATTAGCTGGAGCAGGTGGTGGTGGATATTTAATTTTAGTTTCGGATAAGCCTATTGAAGGCACTATGCGAATTAATATTAGAAGAAAAGAAGTCCTGTAA
- a CDS encoding phosphoribosylaminoimidazolesuccinocarboxamide synthase gives MSNTIIDTNFNFPGQKSLYKGKVRAVYNINDNELVMVATDRLSAFDVVMPKGIPYKGQILNQIATKMMAATQDIVPNWLTATPDPNVAVGHLCEPFKVEMVIRGYMSGHAAREYKAGKRILCGVAMPEGMKENDKFPNPIITPATKAEMGDHDEDISRENILKRGIVSEEDYVVLEDYTRKLFQRGTEIAASRGLILVDTKYEFGKTKDGKIVLIDEIHTPDSSRYFYADGYQERQNKGEAQKQLSKEFVRQWLIANDFQGLEGQTVPFMSDEYIQSVSDRYIELYENITGKTFVKADVSNIQERIENNVLAYLK, from the coding sequence ATGAGTAATACCATAATAGATACCAATTTCAATTTCCCAGGACAAAAAAGTCTTTATAAAGGGAAAGTAAGAGCCGTATATAATATTAATGATAATGAATTAGTAATGGTCGCTACAGATCGTTTATCTGCTTTCGATGTTGTTATGCCTAAAGGAATTCCTTACAAAGGGCAAATATTAAACCAAATAGCTACAAAAATGATGGCGGCCACTCAGGATATTGTTCCAAATTGGTTAACCGCAACACCCGATCCAAATGTAGCGGTAGGGCATTTATGCGAACCTTTTAAAGTAGAAATGGTAATTCGTGGTTACATGTCTGGTCATGCAGCACGTGAGTATAAAGCGGGCAAACGCATACTTTGTGGCGTTGCAATGCCAGAAGGGATGAAGGAAAATGATAAGTTTCCAAACCCAATAATTACCCCAGCAACAAAAGCTGAAATGGGTGATCATGATGAAGATATTTCTCGTGAAAATATTTTAAAGCGTGGTATTGTTTCTGAGGAAGATTATGTGGTTTTAGAAGATTATACTCGAAAATTATTTCAAAGAGGAACAGAAATAGCTGCTTCACGTGGATTAATTTTGGTAGATACTAAATATGAATTCGGGAAAACAAAAGACGGGAAAATTGTGTTGATTGATGAAATACACACGCCAGATTCTTCACGTTATTTTTATGCCGATGGCTACCAAGAACGCCAAAATAAAGGAGAAGCGCAAAAGCAACTTTCTAAAGAGTTTGTGCGCCAGTGGTTAATCGCCAACGATTTTCAAGGTTTAGAAGGGCAAACGGTTCCTTTTATGAGCGATGAATATATTCAATCGGTATCCGATCGTTATATCGAGCTTTATGAAAATATTACAGGTAAAACTTTTGTGAAAGCTGATGTTTCTAACATTCAAGAGCGTATTGAAAACAATGTTTTAGCATATTTGAAGTAG
- a CDS encoding alanine/glycine:cation symporter family protein, whose product MEELIKTFSDYAWGLPLVLLLIGGGLYLLILSRFLPFRYLGHAIQVLSGKFDDPNAPGEISHFKALTTALSSTIGMGNIAGVAAAISLGGPGAMFWMWVSAIVGMSTKFFTSSLAVMFRGKDSNGDLQGGPMYFITEGLGKSWKPLAIMFSACGLIGALPVVNVNQLTQAINDILLTPNGVEVGLKSNLILSLVLVSLTSVIILGGLKRISNAASKLVPSMVILYFVLVLIVLISNYQVVPKYFIMIFTDAFTANNYKGEPFFGGVVGALILLGIRRGAFSNEAGIGTAPMAHGATKTSEPIREGLVAMLGPAIDTLIVCTLTALAILVTGVWQTTADNGVSLTASAFNHTMPVYGKYLLMVCVAIFSISSLFSYSYYGTKCLSFLIGADKKHYYNYIYILSIVLAVTTPFSVMLNLIDGVFALMAIPTMLSTIILAPKVLKEAKTYFKKLKA is encoded by the coding sequence ATGGAAGAACTTATAAAAACATTTTCAGATTACGCTTGGGGTTTACCCTTGGTTTTACTATTAATAGGTGGCGGATTATATCTACTTATACTATCAAGGTTTTTGCCTTTTAGGTATTTAGGTCATGCCATACAGGTATTAAGCGGGAAGTTTGATGATCCCAATGCTCCAGGAGAAATTTCACATTTTAAAGCCTTAACCACAGCGTTATCGTCTACCATTGGCATGGGGAATATCGCGGGAGTTGCCGCAGCCATTTCACTCGGTGGGCCAGGCGCTATGTTTTGGATGTGGGTAAGTGCTATTGTCGGCATGTCTACAAAATTCTTTACCTCATCATTGGCAGTTATGTTCCGCGGAAAAGATTCTAATGGCGATTTACAAGGCGGCCCTATGTATTTTATAACCGAAGGATTGGGTAAATCGTGGAAACCATTAGCTATAATGTTTAGTGCTTGCGGATTGATTGGTGCGTTACCGGTAGTAAACGTAAATCAATTAACACAAGCAATAAACGATATTTTATTAACTCCAAATGGTGTTGAGGTTGGCTTAAAATCAAACCTCATCTTATCATTAGTTTTAGTAAGTTTAACCTCTGTTATTATTCTTGGTGGTTTAAAACGAATAAGTAATGCGGCGTCTAAGCTTGTGCCGTCTATGGTTATTCTATATTTCGTTTTGGTACTAATTGTTTTAATTTCAAACTATCAAGTGGTTCCAAAATATTTTATCATGATTTTCACCGATGCCTTTACAGCAAATAATTATAAAGGTGAACCCTTTTTCGGAGGTGTTGTAGGTGCGTTAATTTTGTTAGGAATTCGTCGTGGAGCCTTTTCAAACGAAGCGGGAATAGGAACAGCACCCATGGCACATGGCGCAACAAAAACATCTGAACCTATTCGAGAAGGATTGGTTGCTATGCTTGGTCCAGCCATAGATACATTAATAGTTTGCACCTTAACCGCATTAGCTATTTTGGTAACAGGCGTTTGGCAAACTACGGCAGATAATGGAGTAAGTTTAACGGCCTCGGCCTTTAACCATACCATGCCTGTTTACGGTAAATATTTATTAATGGTATGCGTTGCCATTTTTAGCATATCCTCATTGTTTTCATATTCATATTATGGTACAAAATGTCTGTCTTTTTTAATAGGAGCAGATAAAAAGCATTATTATAACTATATCTATATTTTAAGCATTGTATTGGCAGTAACCACACCTTTTAGCGTAATGCTTAATTTAATCGATGGCGTATTTGCACTCATGGCTATTCCAACTATGTTAAGTACCATAATTCTTGCACCTAAGGTTTTGAAGGAAGCAAAAACCTATTTTAAAAAGCTGAAAGCTTAA
- a CDS encoding S-adenosyl-l-methionine hydroxide adenosyltransferase family protein yields MAIITLTSDFGLKDHFTGATKGAIYSELPDVNIVDISHNVSPFSIPEAAYIIQNAYSSFPEGTIHIIGIDSEINAENKHIAVKLDGHYFICANNGIMSMICSEIVPEKIVEINIHDKIQTSFPVLDVFVKVACHIARGGTLDVIGKSISGIKPIKNIEPFVNDDKTKIVGNIIYIDNYGNVVTNIKRSFFESIQKGRDFEISARNYKFKKIHLKYSDIVNFDIPAEKRQDEGRKLVVFNSGGFLEISIFKSNPKTNGSASSLLGLGVMDAVSVSFNPTSIVAKSQIALDERI; encoded by the coding sequence ATGGCAATAATAACTTTAACATCAGATTTTGGCTTAAAAGACCACTTTACTGGCGCAACTAAGGGTGCTATTTATAGTGAGTTGCCCGATGTTAATATTGTTGATATCTCGCATAATGTCTCTCCATTTAGTATTCCCGAGGCGGCATATATTATCCAAAATGCCTATAGTAGTTTCCCCGAAGGCACTATACATATTATTGGTATTGACTCGGAAATTAACGCCGAAAACAAGCATATTGCGGTTAAATTAGATGGACATTATTTTATTTGTGCCAACAATGGCATTATGAGTATGATTTGCTCGGAAATTGTTCCCGAAAAAATTGTAGAAATTAATATTCATGATAAAATACAAACTAGTTTCCCTGTACTCGATGTATTTGTAAAAGTGGCTTGCCATATTGCACGTGGAGGAACATTGGATGTTATTGGTAAATCGATAAGCGGCATAAAACCAATTAAAAATATTGAGCCATTTGTTAACGACGATAAAACAAAAATTGTTGGAAATATTATTTATATTGATAATTACGGCAATGTGGTTACTAATATAAAACGTAGCTTTTTTGAAAGTATACAAAAGGGACGAGATTTTGAAATTTCGGCTCGAAATTATAAGTTTAAAAAAATACATCTTAAATACAGTGATATTGTTAATTTTGATATCCCTGCTGAAAAACGACAAGATGAAGGACGGAAATTAGTAGTTTTTAATTCTGGTGGATTTTTAGAGATTTCTATATTTAAGAGTAATCCAAAAACCAACGGAAGCGCTTCTAGCTTATTGGGTCTAGGCGTTATGGATGCGGTGAGCGTTAGTTTCAACCCAACCTCTATTGTTGCTAAAAGCCAGATAGCTCTAGATGAGCGTATTTAA
- a CDS encoding putative quinol monooxygenase: MLVRIVKMGFYRQNVDVFLESFENNKTKIRNSNGCTFLELYRDKNNPTILFTYSYWESDAQLQEYRQSKEFKTLWKTLKPLFSIRPEAWSFDKLETLD, encoded by the coding sequence ATGTTAGTTCGAATTGTTAAAATGGGTTTTTACAGACAGAATGTTGACGTCTTTTTGGAGAGTTTTGAAAACAACAAAACTAAAATTAGAAATTCTAATGGTTGTACCTTTTTAGAATTGTATCGTGATAAAAACAACCCTACTATACTTTTCACGTATAGCTATTGGGAAAGTGATGCCCAGTTGCAAGAATATAGACAATCTAAAGAATTTAAAACGCTTTGGAAAACTCTAAAACCGCTTTTTAGCATTCGTCCAGAGGCTTGGAGTTTCGATAAATTAGAAACTTTAGATTAA
- a CDS encoding heparan-alpha-glucosaminide N-acetyltransferase domain-containing protein has translation MQANRIYFIDAVRAFAILMMLQGHFIHNLLTLTYRDNNNLIYNIWEYFRGFTAPTFFTISGLVFSYLLLRAHAKGDDKPRIKKGLFRGLLLLVIGYSLRLDIFNWLKGDFDTHFFAVDVLQCIGLGLITLAGLHILFKKYNYLFSFVLFTLGCICFITEPLYRNLELTNTPLFLANYITTKNGSIFTILPWIGYSFFGAFLSTVFFRHLHRKHFKLLTISTFFITGYFLIFQSSIVLIKLHLLTNIDLFKECAYYNYLFTRLGDTLILFGVFYSLERFLRQSLITRIGEKTLSIYVIHFIILYGSFTGLGLNRFLRKSLDPTQAILGAILFMIVVCFIAFYYAKTNAFIYNLIRKLSGEFKN, from the coding sequence TTGCAAGCTAACCGAATATATTTTATTGATGCCGTTCGTGCATTTGCCATTTTAATGATGTTGCAAGGGCATTTTATTCATAATTTACTAACTCTAACTTATAGAGATAACAATAACCTCATTTATAATATTTGGGAATATTTTCGTGGTTTTACAGCTCCTACCTTTTTCACTATTTCTGGTCTTGTATTTTCGTATTTGCTATTACGTGCCCATGCGAAAGGCGATGACAAACCAAGAATAAAAAAAGGATTATTTCGTGGTTTATTACTACTAGTTATTGGGTATAGTCTACGATTAGATATTTTTAATTGGCTTAAAGGTGATTTTGATACCCACTTTTTTGCAGTAGATGTTTTACAATGTATTGGCTTAGGTTTAATTACTTTGGCCGGACTACACATTCTTTTTAAGAAATACAATTACCTATTCTCTTTTGTCCTTTTTACTTTAGGATGTATTTGTTTTATTACCGAACCACTTTACAGAAACTTAGAATTAACGAATACACCTCTCTTTTTAGCAAACTATATAACAACAAAAAACGGTTCAATATTTACAATTTTACCATGGATAGGTTACTCGTTTTTTGGTGCTTTTTTATCGACCGTGTTTTTTAGGCACTTACATCGTAAACATTTTAAACTACTTACAATTTCCACCTTTTTTATCACAGGCTACTTCCTTATTTTTCAATCATCTATAGTATTAATAAAACTACACTTATTAACCAATATTGACCTTTTTAAGGAATGTGCTTACTACAATTATTTATTTACCAGACTAGGTGATACTTTAATTCTATTTGGAGTTTTTTATAGCTTAGAACGCTTTCTAAGACAATCTTTGATTACGAGGATAGGCGAAAAAACATTATCTATTTATGTAATTCATTTTATAATACTTTACGGAAGTTTTACAGGATTGGGCCTAAATCGATTTTTAAGAAAATCTCTAGACCCTACGCAAGCCATACTTGGTGCTATTTTATTTATGATAGTGGTTTGCTTTATTGCTTTCTACTACGCTAAAACAAACGCCTTTATTTATAATTTAATCCGAAAACTATCAGGGGAATTCAAAAATTAG
- a CDS encoding HAD family hydrolase, whose protein sequence is MKYKAVIFDLDGTLVNSIEDISDAMNSVLQNHNYPTHSYKAYGNFIGSGIRNLVQKALPPTHNNEEQVTTCFDAMMNVYRNQCIHKTKPYDGIIELLDTLKSRQLKLGVFSNKADEFTKKVTLALLPNYFDSIDGLTIESHKKPNPIKAIQISRNLGIKPEDIIFVGDSGIDMQTANNANMYAVGVSWGFKPKEELIADGAKLVLNNPLELIDVL, encoded by the coding sequence ATGAAATATAAAGCAGTAATTTTCGATTTAGATGGAACGCTAGTTAACTCCATTGAAGATATTTCAGACGCCATGAATAGTGTGCTTCAAAACCATAATTACCCAACTCATAGCTATAAAGCATATGGAAATTTTATTGGTAGTGGCATCCGTAATTTGGTTCAAAAAGCACTACCTCCCACTCATAATAATGAAGAGCAAGTTACCACTTGTTTTGATGCTATGATGAACGTTTATCGTAATCAATGTATACATAAAACAAAGCCTTACGATGGCATTATCGAACTCCTTGACACCTTAAAATCGCGCCAATTAAAACTTGGTGTATTTTCAAATAAGGCCGATGAATTTACAAAAAAAGTAACCTTAGCTTTATTGCCAAATTATTTTGATTCTATAGATGGTTTGACTATTGAATCTCACAAAAAACCAAACCCAATAAAAGCTATTCAAATAAGTAGAAATTTAGGAATAAAACCAGAAGACATCATTTTTGTTGGCGATTCTGGTATAGATATGCAAACCGCAAATAATGCTAATATGTATGCTGTTGGTGTGTCTTGGGGTTTTAAACCGAAAGAAGAATTAATTGCTGATGGAGCGAAATTAGTATTAAATAATCCTTTGGAATTGATCGATGTTTTGTGA
- a CDS encoding thioesterase, with the protein MNTNKQTTHLLASKKLIGSVVSIGNNCATVKLTITKEMIVDTYNLSHGGFVFGLADYAAMVAINKPTVVLGKATTKFLKPVILNDEVTAVATISGNLNEKKVIVFAVVKNQKNEIVFEGEFVCFVLEKHILED; encoded by the coding sequence ATGAATACTAACAAGCAAACCACACACCTTCTAGCTTCAAAAAAATTAATAGGTTCCGTTGTGTCCATTGGAAACAATTGCGCGACTGTTAAACTAACTATTACAAAAGAAATGATTGTTGATACTTACAATCTTTCTCACGGTGGTTTTGTTTTTGGATTAGCAGATTACGCAGCTATGGTAGCCATAAACAAACCTACTGTAGTTTTAGGTAAAGCAACAACAAAATTTTTAAAACCAGTTATTTTAAACGACGAAGTAACAGCTGTTGCAACAATTAGCGGAAATTTGAATGAAAAAAAAGTAATTGTATTCGCCGTTGTAAAAAACCAAAAAAATGAAATCGTTTTTGAAGGTGAATTCGTTTGTTTTGTTTTAGAAAAACACATTCTAGAAGACTAA
- a CDS encoding carbonic anhydrase, with protein MMITRTFLLPLIFLACVLSCKDASKTEHTEKTENEHHWSYAGETSPEHWIEIEKNSDCDGKYQSPINIINKDADSIARKDDLKILYTPTTNISKVTNNGHSIQFDFEAGDSINYKNENYYLKQIHFHEPSEHKINGVIYPIEIHLVHVSKSGNITVLGIMGEEGSKSQLFEFFESFLPIENGTTKTIQQKIDLSSLFLEDKNYYSYGGSLTTPPCSEGVNWLVFKQPIILSVEEVLKLRNNMPTNNYRNEQPLNDREIKLNY; from the coding sequence ATGATGATCACTAGAACCTTTTTACTTCCGCTTATATTTTTAGCATGCGTTTTATCATGTAAAGACGCTAGCAAAACAGAACATACAGAGAAAACAGAAAACGAACACCATTGGAGTTACGCTGGTGAAACATCACCAGAACATTGGATTGAGATTGAAAAAAATTCAGATTGCGATGGCAAGTACCAGTCACCAATAAATATTATTAATAAAGACGCAGATTCAATAGCCAGAAAAGATGATTTAAAGATATTATATACGCCTACAACAAATATTAGTAAAGTAACAAACAATGGACACTCTATTCAGTTTGATTTTGAAGCAGGCGATTCTATAAACTACAAAAATGAAAACTACTACTTAAAGCAAATTCATTTTCATGAACCATCAGAACACAAAATAAACGGTGTTATTTACCCTATAGAAATACACCTAGTGCATGTTAGCAAATCTGGAAATATTACTGTTTTGGGTATTATGGGAGAAGAAGGCAGCAAAAGCCAATTATTCGAATTCTTTGAAAGTTTTTTACCTATTGAAAATGGAACAACAAAAACCATTCAACAAAAAATAGATTTATCTAGTTTATTTTTGGAAGATAAGAACTATTACTCTTACGGTGGATCATTAACTACTCCTCCTTGCTCTGAAGGTGTAAATTGGCTAGTTTTTAAACAACCTATTATTCTATCTGTTGAAGAAGTTTTAAAACTAAGAAACAATATGCCAACTAACAATTACAGAAACGAACAGCCGTTGAATGACCGTGAAATTAAATTGAATTATTAA
- a CDS encoding aryl-sulfate sulfotransferase codes for MKFYFFCFLLCFNLNLGFSQNTVGTIINSSEAFEGYTLFSFGKKTYLIDNCGQRINEWTSEYISIGVVYLLEDGSLLRSATLNNSTIFFGGVTGRIEKFDWDGNLVWSFEYSDNNKRLHHDFCPLPNGNILALAVTKLSNQQAIDLGRNPNTIVANLYNEQIIEIEPIGTNMANIVWQWNIKDHLIQDFDNTKPDFGIVSEHSEKLNINYLNENPPIANWLHYNSIQYNENLKQIILSSRLMSEIYIIEHTQSTAIAASNTGGIYNKGGDFLYRWGNPEAYNKGDITSQKLFGQHFPHWIPEGLPQAGKLMIFNNGSDRSPNFSEVFIITPPINESGLYPLQSDETFGPKQPDYIYHNEAIPQSFYSAIVSGSQMLPNGNILICDGDSGRIFEINNEKNIVWDYVNPVINTGVLSQGDIPNGNLVFRATKYAMDYAAFNNRNLTPYLPIETNPNLSGCESLSIKLTTKVEFKIYPIPTKQLLTIKSNKPIDRIMFYDTFGTLLKTLSIKKLETQIDVSSFSSGLYIMTLKIDEENFRKKIIKA; via the coding sequence ATGAAATTTTATTTTTTTTGTTTCTTACTGTGTTTTAATTTAAATCTTGGATTTAGCCAAAATACGGTTGGAACCATTATTAATTCCTCCGAAGCTTTTGAAGGTTACACCTTATTTTCTTTTGGAAAAAAAACCTATTTAATTGATAATTGTGGGCAACGCATTAATGAATGGACAAGTGAATATATTTCAATAGGAGTTGTTTATTTATTAGAAGATGGATCATTACTACGTTCAGCAACCCTAAATAACTCAACTATTTTCTTTGGAGGTGTTACGGGTCGAATTGAAAAATTTGATTGGGACGGCAATCTAGTTTGGAGTTTTGAATATTCGGACAACAATAAACGTTTGCATCATGATTTTTGCCCTTTACCCAATGGTAACATTCTAGCTTTGGCTGTTACAAAACTATCTAACCAACAAGCCATAGATTTAGGCCGCAACCCCAATACAATAGTAGCTAACCTATATAATGAGCAAATTATTGAAATAGAGCCCATAGGAACTAATATGGCTAACATTGTGTGGCAATGGAACATAAAGGACCACCTAATTCAAGATTTTGATAACACAAAACCTGATTTTGGTATTGTTTCGGAGCATTCCGAAAAACTCAATATTAATTATTTAAACGAAAACCCACCAATTGCCAATTGGTTGCATTATAACTCTATTCAATATAACGAAAACCTAAAACAAATTATATTAAGCTCGCGTTTAATGAGCGAAATATATATTATTGAACATACTCAAAGTACAGCAATAGCAGCATCCAATACAGGTGGTATTTACAATAAAGGTGGTGATTTCTTATATCGTTGGGGCAATCCTGAAGCGTACAATAAGGGAGATATAACCTCACAGAAATTATTTGGCCAGCACTTTCCACATTGGATTCCAGAAGGACTTCCGCAAGCAGGAAAACTAATGATTTTTAATAATGGAAGTGATCGATCTCCAAATTTTTCAGAAGTATTTATCATAACGCCTCCTATCAATGAAAGTGGTTTATATCCTTTACAAAGCGATGAAACCTTCGGGCCAAAACAACCCGATTACATTTACCATAATGAAGCCATACCACAAAGTTTCTATTCCGCTATTGTATCTGGTTCTCAAATGTTACCCAATGGGAATATTTTAATTTGTGATGGAGATTCTGGTCGCATTTTTGAAATTAATAATGAAAAAAACATAGTTTGGGACTATGTAAACCCTGTTATAAATACAGGTGTTCTTTCACAAGGCGATATACCAAATGGGAATTTAGTTTTCCGAGCTACAAAATACGCCATGGATTATGCTGCTTTTAACAATCGTAACCTAACACCTTACTTGCCAATTGAAACAAACCCAAATTTGTCGGGTTGCGAATCATTATCTATTAAATTGACAACTAAAGTCGAATTTAAGATTTACCCAATACCAACCAAACAACTCTTAACCATAAAGAGCAATAAACCTATTGACCGTATTATGTTTTATGATACTTTTGGAACTCTTTTAAAAACCCTGTCCATTAAAAAATTGGAAACACAAATTGATGTTTCTTCTTTTTCGTCAGGATTGTACATAATGACATTAAAAATTGATGAGGAAAATTTCAGAAAAAAAATTATTAAGGCATAA
- a CDS encoding PhoH family protein, with protein MNEIVIELEEITPKEFFGAQNVNIELLKKYFPKLKIVARGNQIKAFGEEEMLDEFNRRMTMLIKHFAKYNKLDENVIERVLTSQSSDDYIASAKGGEVIVHGVGGKLIKAQTANQRKMVELMHKNDMVFAIGPAGTGKTYTGVALAVQALKNREVKRIILTRPAVEAGENLGFLPGDLKEKLDPYMQPLYDALRDMIPAEKLAQYIENGTIQIAPLAFMRGRTLDNAFVILDEGQNTTHAQMKMFLTRMGKHAKFLLTGDPGQIDLPRRTISGLKEALLILKNVEGVGMIFLDDKDVVRHKLVKKVIEAYKSIENID; from the coding sequence TTGAATGAAATTGTTATTGAATTAGAAGAAATCACGCCCAAAGAATTTTTTGGAGCACAAAATGTAAATATTGAACTTTTAAAAAAGTACTTTCCTAAATTAAAAATTGTAGCACGGGGCAATCAAATTAAAGCCTTTGGTGAAGAAGAAATGCTAGACGAATTTAACCGTCGCATGACGATGCTTATCAAACATTTTGCTAAATATAATAAGTTGGACGAAAACGTTATTGAACGGGTTTTAACAAGCCAAAGTAGCGACGATTATATAGCATCTGCCAAAGGAGGCGAGGTTATCGTGCACGGCGTAGGTGGCAAACTTATAAAAGCCCAAACGGCAAACCAGCGAAAAATGGTGGAGCTCATGCATAAAAACGATATGGTTTTTGCTATTGGTCCAGCTGGAACAGGTAAAACATATACCGGTGTAGCATTGGCAGTACAAGCGCTAAAAAATAGAGAAGTAAAACGTATTATCTTAACGCGTCCGGCTGTAGAAGCAGGTGAGAACTTAGGTTTTTTACCAGGAGATTTAAAGGAGAAGTTGGACCCGTACATGCAACCACTTTACGATGCGCTTCGTGATATGATCCCTGCCGAAAAACTAGCACAGTATATCGAAAATGGTACCATTCAAATTGCTCCATTAGCCTTTATGCGCGGGAGAACATTGGATAATGCATTCGTGATTTTAGATGAAGGGCAGAACACAACACATGCCCAAATGAAAATGTTTTTAACCCGTATGGGGAAACACGCCAAGTTTTTATTAACCGGCGATCCTGGGCAAATAGATTTACCTAGGCGTACCATTTCCGGATTAAAAGAAGCCCTTTTAATTCTGAAAAACGTAGAAGGTGTCGGCATGATTTTTCTAGACGATAAAGATGTTGTTCGTCATAAACTCGTTAAAAAAGTAATTGAAGCTTATAAAAGCATCGAGAATATAGATTAA